A genomic window from Thermodesulfovibrionales bacterium includes:
- the hpnH gene encoding adenosyl-hopene transferase HpnH, translated as MRFPLSLYTSLTSYFVKNALTGKRTFPLVLMLEPTHRCNLSCAGCDRIRLHAREQTDDLSLDQCIDAAVESGAPVVTVTGGEPLLYTELKPLVAALLGMKRHVYLCTNGLLTETFIEEFKPASRLTLNFHLDGMEETHDRVTNRAGTFRKTIETIGKAKQRGFRVSTNTSVYRNSDMEELERLFELLKSAGVDGILVSPAFSYESVEDGIFLDRGEIRKKFSGTARCFDRFPLISSPMYMDFLKGKREMRCTPWGNPTRNALGWKSPCYLVTDAYYPSFGAMMEKTPWEKYGTDSDPRCRNCMVHSGYEATVMRNAFSNPKDLLRLVIWNLRES; from the coding sequence ATGCGTTTTCCGCTTAGTCTCTATACATCGTTAACATCGTATTTTGTTAAGAATGCCCTCACGGGTAAGAGGACATTCCCGCTTGTGCTTATGCTGGAGCCGACGCACCGGTGCAACCTCTCGTGTGCGGGCTGCGACAGGATTCGGCTCCATGCCAGGGAACAGACAGATGATCTGTCCCTCGATCAGTGCATCGATGCTGCAGTGGAGTCAGGAGCCCCTGTGGTGACAGTCACGGGCGGGGAGCCTCTTTTGTATACGGAGTTAAAGCCTCTTGTGGCGGCGCTTCTCGGAATGAAGAGACATGTCTATCTCTGTACGAACGGACTTCTCACGGAAACCTTTATCGAGGAATTTAAGCCCGCTTCCCGGCTTACCCTGAACTTTCACCTTGACGGGATGGAGGAGACCCATGACCGCGTCACGAACAGAGCCGGGACGTTCAGAAAGACCATCGAAACCATAGGAAAGGCAAAGCAGAGGGGTTTTAGGGTGAGCACCAATACCTCCGTGTACAGGAACTCGGACATGGAGGAACTCGAAAGGTTGTTTGAGTTACTGAAGAGCGCCGGCGTGGACGGGATACTCGTCTCCCCCGCGTTCAGTTATGAAAGTGTAGAAGACGGTATCTTTCTCGACAGGGGTGAGATCAGGAAGAAGTTCAGCGGGACGGCTCGCTGCTTCGACAGATTCCCCCTGATAAGCTCCCCCATGTACATGGATTTCCTGAAGGGAAAGAGAGAGATGCGGTGCACGCCGTGGGGTAATCCCACGCGAAACGCCCTTGGATGGAAATCCCCCTGCTATCTTGTTACGGATGCCTACTACCCTTCCTTCGGAGCGATGATGGAGAAAACGCCGTGGGAAAAGTACGGTACGGACAGCGACCCGAGGTGCAGGAATTGCATGGTCCACAGCGGTTACGAAGCCACGGTCATGAGGAACGCCTTTTCAAATCCCAAAGACCTCCTCAGGCTGGTCATCTGGAATCTGAGAGAGAGCTGA
- a CDS encoding carotenoid biosynthesis protein, protein MEPLSLLLSTILLRPYVFVFFLAYFFGCSLHLGIKRAALFIVVGYIIAWLSEYSSIHNGIPYGYYYYIEQTRGRELWVLGIPFMDSMSYVFLAYASYAMALAVTSPILSRGPLYLLETKMLRKSLSTRILGAVFFLYLDIIIDPLALRGKEWFLGQIYGYPQKGAYFGVPISNFAGWLIVGFLMIYALQLIDAYLDSSRIRDYAGYRYPWRYLIGPGLYLGVLAFNLCMAFAIRDHHLAWTGVFIVTLPLFLLSSMLKQKRTLPDEDDALRTHLADFPLAAIPEGRPGNSLIKGSGW, encoded by the coding sequence ATGGAGCCGCTCTCTCTCCTCCTCAGTACCATTCTTCTCAGGCCCTATGTCTTTGTTTTTTTCCTCGCGTATTTTTTCGGTTGTTCATTGCATTTGGGAATCAAGAGGGCCGCACTTTTCATCGTCGTAGGGTACATCATCGCATGGCTATCTGAATACTCTTCCATCCATAATGGCATTCCCTATGGATACTATTACTACATCGAACAAACAAGAGGCAGAGAGCTGTGGGTGCTCGGGATACCCTTTATGGATTCTATGAGCTATGTGTTTCTGGCGTATGCAAGCTACGCGATGGCACTGGCAGTGACTTCGCCTATCCTTTCAAGAGGGCCTCTTTATCTGCTGGAAACGAAGATGCTCAGGAAGTCGCTCTCCACACGGATTCTTGGGGCGGTCTTCTTCCTCTATCTCGATATCATCATAGATCCCCTGGCGTTGCGGGGAAAGGAATGGTTTCTCGGCCAGATATACGGGTACCCTCAGAAGGGCGCCTATTTCGGGGTGCCCATATCGAACTTTGCGGGATGGCTCATCGTGGGATTCCTGATGATCTACGCACTCCAACTCATTGATGCATATCTGGACAGCTCGAGGATTAGGGATTATGCGGGTTACCGATATCCCTGGAGATACCTCATAGGTCCGGGTCTCTATTTGGGCGTGCTCGCATTCAACCTCTGCATGGCCTTTGCCATTCGTGACCATCACTTGGCTTGGACAGGAGTATTCATTGTTACGCTCCCCTTGTTTCTGCTCTCATCCATGCTGAAACAGAAGCGTACCTTGCCGGATGAAGATGATGCCCTGAGGACCCATCTCGCAGACTTTCCCCTGGCTGCAATTCCTGAAGGCCGGCCAGGAAACTCGTTGATCAAAGGCAGTGGCTGGTGA
- a CDS encoding DUF116 domain-containing protein, producing MAEKEAEADAQRKDRKLGDEWADWKGEADPRDQEINEKMTTFFFLAAGIMLLAVLVVQVAWYLIRPRIEQLDPSLAIILEWIVACFAGLFSVLMIAEGVSLVKFRKSLLPHKWREKLLLTLLPKTIWLGRKFGISRDRVGNSFIKVHNFMTKSRGERLDLERLLILLPRCLKREARRQIVERTGEEGFKVLTAGGGEEAREAIKQYRPTCILAFACERDLVSGIRDVAEKIPVLAIPNRRPEGPCKNTEVSLVELEETLKFITERKKKKVS from the coding sequence ATGGCTGAAAAAGAAGCAGAGGCTGATGCTCAGCGGAAAGATCGAAAACTCGGTGACGAGTGGGCGGACTGGAAGGGTGAGGCGGATCCCCGGGACCAGGAAATAAACGAGAAGATGACCACCTTCTTCTTTCTGGCTGCCGGCATTATGCTTCTCGCGGTCCTCGTCGTGCAGGTGGCCTGGTACCTGATCAGACCGAGAATCGAACAGCTTGATCCCTCTCTTGCGATCATTCTAGAGTGGATCGTAGCCTGTTTCGCAGGGCTTTTCTCCGTCCTTATGATCGCGGAGGGGGTATCTCTTGTGAAATTCAGAAAATCCCTGCTCCCCCACAAATGGAGAGAGAAACTCCTTCTTACCCTTCTTCCCAAAACGATATGGCTTGGAAGAAAGTTCGGGATCAGCAGGGACAGAGTGGGGAACTCCTTTATCAAGGTGCATAATTTCATGACGAAGAGCCGTGGAGAGAGGCTGGACCTTGAACGGCTCCTTATCCTGCTGCCGAGATGTCTGAAGAGGGAAGCAAGGAGGCAGATCGTCGAAAGGACCGGCGAAGAAGGCTTCAAGGTTCTTACTGCCGGTGGGGGAGAAGAGGCGAGGGAAGCGATCAAACAGTATCGGCCGACGTGTATCCTCGCCTTTGCCTGCGAGCGGGACCTCGTGAGCGGGATAAGGGACGTAGCAGAAAAGATACCCGTCCTTGCCATACCGAACAGGAGGCCTGAAGGCCCCTGCAAGAATACCGAAGTCTCTCTTGTCGAGCTGGAAGAGACACTGAAGTTCATTACGGAAAGAAAGAAAAAGAAGGTATCCTAA
- the hpnI gene encoding bacteriohopanetetrol glucosamine biosynthesis glycosyltransferase HpnI translates to MQLFLFFLRWTFLIPTIVGSLYVILCLFAVWRFRAPSAYCFQDVLRWPPVTILKPVCGPEKGLKENLRSACLQDYPEFQVVFSVQDPADPAIPLLREIHEEFGPDRVSVAVENVLAGPNGKINNLLGALRHARYDVLVISDSDVRLRSDYLKAVVAPLADPGVGFACTLYRATSADRWFERMELLTMNADFIPGVVFAYLSGASRFCLGCSVALRRQSLKEMGGLESLANYLAEDYEMGRRLWVSGKRMVLVPYLVDIVVDLKNPSQWWNHQVCWDQKTRSAHAAGFLASILTRSVPFALLLALSRMGDSLGMTILTCVLGLRLSAAAGILGLGLRDREGLKSLALLPLRDLAAMVSWVLAFIKKTVIWRGSEFVLTRNGRLLFPSFRNHGEHRD, encoded by the coding sequence ATGCAACTCTTTCTCTTCTTTTTGCGATGGACCTTCTTGATTCCGACCATCGTGGGATCTCTTTACGTGATATTGTGCCTTTTCGCGGTATGGCGTTTTCGTGCTCCTTCAGCATATTGCTTTCAGGACGTTCTCCGGTGGCCTCCCGTCACCATCCTGAAGCCCGTATGCGGCCCGGAGAAAGGTCTCAAGGAGAACCTCCGGAGCGCTTGTTTACAGGATTACCCCGAGTTCCAGGTCGTCTTCTCGGTTCAGGATCCCGCTGACCCCGCAATCCCCCTTCTCAGAGAAATTCATGAAGAGTTCGGACCTGACAGGGTGTCAGTGGCTGTTGAGAATGTTCTGGCAGGCCCCAACGGTAAAATCAATAATTTGCTCGGAGCTCTGCGCCATGCCAGGTATGACGTCCTCGTGATCAGTGACAGCGATGTGCGCCTGAGATCCGACTATTTGAAGGCTGTCGTCGCCCCTCTGGCAGACCCGGGAGTGGGATTTGCGTGCACACTTTACAGGGCTACCTCAGCAGACCGGTGGTTCGAACGGATGGAGTTGTTGACCATGAATGCCGATTTCATACCCGGCGTGGTCTTTGCCTATCTGAGTGGAGCTTCACGGTTTTGTCTGGGATGTTCTGTGGCTTTGCGGCGCCAATCCCTGAAAGAGATGGGAGGTCTGGAAAGCCTCGCAAATTATCTGGCCGAGGATTATGAAATGGGAAGACGCCTTTGGGTTTCTGGAAAGAGGATGGTCCTTGTTCCCTATCTTGTGGATATTGTGGTCGACCTCAAGAACCCTTCCCAGTGGTGGAATCATCAGGTCTGTTGGGACCAAAAAACGCGCTCGGCTCATGCCGCAGGTTTTTTAGCAAGCATCTTGACCCGTTCTGTTCCTTTTGCTCTCCTCCTTGCCCTGTCACGTATGGGAGATAGCCTGGGAATGACGATCCTGACCTGTGTCCTCGGACTTCGCCTGTCAGCGGCGGCAGGGATATTGGGATTGGGACTGCGGGACCGAGAGGGTCTGAAGAGTCTTGCGCTTCTCCCTCTGAGGGATCTCGCCGCCATGGTCTCGTGGGTTCTCGCATTCATTAAAAAGACGGTGATCTGGAGGGGCTCGGAATTCGTGCTCACCCGGAATGGCCGTCTCCTGTTCCCCTCTTTCCGAAATCACGGGGAACACAGGGACTGA
- a CDS encoding EamA family transporter, producing the protein MRKTIVVLIPAILAQATGNVFLSMSMKEIGISKDWLPLLIHVAENPAVWLGTALLAASFILFASALSWADLSFVVPAVSAEVMVNAIFARHFLREAISLARWTGVLFISLGVVLVLRSERQKTRRAEEEALRSDGR; encoded by the coding sequence GTGAGGAAGACCATTGTTGTATTGATTCCGGCCATACTCGCCCAGGCGACGGGAAACGTCTTCCTGAGTATGAGTATGAAGGAAATAGGGATCAGCAAGGATTGGCTGCCTCTTCTTATTCACGTCGCTGAAAATCCCGCTGTTTGGCTCGGAACTGCGCTCCTGGCTGCTTCCTTTATCCTTTTTGCGTCCGCCCTTTCATGGGCCGATTTGAGCTTTGTTGTGCCCGCTGTGTCCGCAGAAGTCATGGTGAATGCGATCTTCGCCCGCCATTTCTTAAGAGAAGCAATCTCTCTCGCACGATGGACAGGGGTTCTGTTCATCTCTCTTGGTGTCGTCCTGGTTTTGCGCTCGGAGAGGCAAAAGACCCGGCGAGCGGAGGAAGAGGCCCTGCGGAGCGACGGCCGATGA